The Corallococcus soli genome has a window encoding:
- the frr gene encoding ribosome recycling factor, protein MADTVAELKPRIDKTLEDLKRELAKVRTGRASTAILDGIRVDQYGTPTPLAGVASINAPEPRLITIKPWDKGVLKDIEKALREANLGINPMNDGEMIRLPFPPLTEERRKEIVKQVKTKAEDHKVAIRNHRRDILEALKTQQKDKKITEDDLKRFTKDVEDKTAAGIKQVDTIFAEKEKEVLKV, encoded by the coding sequence ATGGCTGACACCGTCGCGGAACTGAAGCCTCGTATCGACAAGACGCTGGAAGACCTCAAGCGGGAGCTGGCCAAGGTGCGCACCGGCCGCGCGAGCACCGCCATCCTCGACGGCATCCGCGTGGACCAGTACGGCACGCCGACGCCGCTCGCCGGCGTGGCCAGCATCAACGCGCCCGAGCCCCGGCTCATCACCATCAAGCCGTGGGACAAGGGCGTCCTGAAGGACATCGAGAAGGCCCTGCGCGAGGCGAACCTGGGCATCAACCCGATGAACGACGGGGAGATGATCCGCCTGCCCTTCCCGCCGCTCACGGAGGAGCGCCGCAAGGAGATCGTCAAGCAGGTGAAGACCAAGGCGGAGGACCACAAGGTGGCCATCCGCAACCACCGCCGCGACATCCTGGAAGCCCTCAAGACGCAGCAGAAGGACAAGAAGATCACCGAGGACGACCTCAAGCGCTTCACCAAGGACGTGGAAGACAAGACGGCCGCGGGCATCAAGCAGGTCGACACCATCTTCGCGGAGAAGGAAAAAGAGGTCCTGAAGGTCTGA
- a CDS encoding diguanylate cyclase: MATILLAEPSAPVASTLRRFLEGAGHEVAWVGGAAEARRLLQDRPPGVLVASASLPVDGEALCQELRQKGSRLPVLLVYPPDEERADTRAAGAGAEGCLVGPLKRGTVVTCVSLVLRLAEAGARALAPDANAPPAPAVAIPARPGGLPERRASRTDLFAVSSSPDFDFLKRLLLMEVKRSRRYRYPISLLLVEVDRFTEHTLSLAPPARTALLAEALGLLTAGVRDIDVVVPFADSRFVVFLPHTPRSGARVVAERLRERMPSLKALPGATASVGVAVSEPPAGGAKALTQGAGLSFGGLLKEAGDALRRAQAGGGDSVVVAQAGPGAQDG, encoded by the coding sequence ATGGCCACCATCCTCCTGGCCGAGCCGTCCGCCCCTGTCGCCAGCACACTGCGCAGGTTCCTGGAGGGCGCCGGCCACGAGGTGGCCTGGGTGGGCGGTGCCGCGGAAGCGCGCCGCCTGCTGCAGGACCGTCCACCGGGAGTGCTCGTGGCGTCCGCGAGCCTTCCCGTGGACGGAGAAGCGCTGTGCCAGGAGCTGCGCCAGAAGGGCTCCCGGCTGCCCGTCCTGCTGGTGTACCCGCCGGACGAGGAGCGCGCGGACACCCGCGCCGCCGGAGCCGGGGCGGAGGGGTGCCTGGTGGGCCCCCTCAAGCGCGGCACCGTCGTGACGTGCGTGAGCCTGGTGCTGCGCCTGGCGGAGGCCGGGGCGCGCGCCCTGGCCCCGGACGCCAACGCCCCACCCGCGCCCGCCGTGGCCATCCCGGCCCGCCCCGGGGGCCTCCCGGAGCGGCGGGCCTCGCGCACGGACCTGTTCGCGGTGAGCAGCTCCCCGGACTTCGACTTCCTCAAGCGCCTGCTGCTGATGGAGGTGAAGCGCAGCCGGCGCTACCGCTACCCCATCTCCCTGCTGCTGGTGGAGGTGGACCGCTTCACCGAGCACACCCTGAGCCTCGCGCCCCCGGCGCGCACCGCGCTGCTCGCGGAGGCGCTGGGCCTGCTGACGGCGGGGGTGCGCGACATCGACGTGGTGGTGCCCTTCGCGGACAGCCGCTTCGTGGTGTTCCTGCCCCACACGCCCCGCTCCGGGGCCCGGGTGGTGGCGGAGCGGCTGCGGGAGCGGATGCCGTCCCTGAAGGCCCTGCCGGGCGCCACGGCGTCCGTGGGCGTGGCGGTGTCCGAACCCCCGGCCGGCGGCGCCAAGGCGCTCACGCAGGGCGCGGGCCTCAGCTTCGGGGGGCTCTTGAAGGAGGCGGGGGACGCGCTGCGCCGGGCCCAGGCGGGCGGGGGCGACAGCGTGGTGGTGGCCCAGGCGGGGCCCGGCGCTCAGGACGGGTAG
- the cyaY gene encoding iron donor protein CyaY translates to MMDEARYNPLVAAAFKRIMAAADAFDPDVLEADSTGDMVTLTSSSREKCIINTQRAVRQLWVAGQGQGIHFDYDDATRTWKDDKGRGLELFAFVAGVVKHLTGQDLVYPS, encoded by the coding sequence ATGATGGACGAAGCCCGCTACAACCCGCTCGTCGCCGCCGCCTTCAAGCGCATCATGGCGGCGGCGGATGCCTTCGACCCGGACGTGCTGGAAGCCGACAGCACCGGCGACATGGTGACGCTGACGTCCAGCTCCCGTGAGAAGTGCATCATCAACACCCAGCGCGCCGTCCGGCAGCTCTGGGTGGCCGGCCAGGGCCAGGGCATCCACTTCGACTACGACGACGCCACGCGCACCTGGAAGGACGACAAGGGGCGCGGCCTGGAGCTGTTCGCCTTCGTCGCCGGCGTCGTGAAGCACCTCACCGGCCAGGACCTCGTCTACCCGTCCTGA
- a CDS encoding SixA phosphatase family protein, with the protein MRIFLVRHGDADAEIPEGLGDEARALTAKARANIAQHFTSLSERMGPISLILTSPLVRTVQTAQILSFSTKHEGLLRVHRCLLPDMPVGAVEPVLKDNNDENLVLVGHQPSMGALAAHLLGMQSFPKPVNPGTVIAMEWPDTPTSTEDQVPGEKGENPPAQHLKFLFYAAPGQQVLDVIQ; encoded by the coding sequence TTGAGGATTTTCCTGGTAAGGCACGGCGATGCGGACGCAGAGATCCCCGAGGGTCTCGGCGACGAGGCGCGCGCGCTGACCGCGAAGGCCCGCGCGAACATCGCCCAGCACTTCACGTCGCTGTCTGAGCGCATGGGGCCCATCAGCCTCATCCTCACCAGCCCGCTGGTGCGCACCGTTCAGACGGCGCAGATCCTCTCCTTCTCGACGAAGCACGAAGGTCTCCTGCGCGTGCACCGCTGCCTGCTCCCGGACATGCCGGTGGGCGCGGTGGAGCCCGTGCTCAAGGACAACAACGACGAGAACCTCGTCCTCGTCGGCCACCAGCCCTCCATGGGCGCGCTGGCGGCGCACCTCCTGGGGATGCAGTCGTTCCCCAAGCCGGTGAACCCGGGCACGGTCATCGCCATGGAGTGGCCGGACACGCCCACCAGCACCGAGGACCAGGTCCCCGGCGAGAAGGGTGAGAATCCCCCCGCCCAGCACCTGAAGTTCCTGTTCTACGCCGCCCCCGGCCAGCAGGTTCTCGACGTCATCCAGTGA
- a CDS encoding FAD-dependent oxidoreductase yields MRALTEPASAPAPTLHLGLPGFSFEDLYRPSGLRRLAERFDAQLQGDAPDLFQAFDAYRKAGGTTPSGPAESDLLIQVARHVSRFVATLFGIGTESDRLARHLRGELPLFDFKREFITRRVFKKGAQDRPTLAEFPALDGRMRLLMQLGFPDALAHGDLERGLAESILTLLDIERLYSGNLPPAQQDRAPALREQWAALRLALIAAPEGADAFGSSLVTKGDDAAELQSVRALLSLADRWTYARALHPETKALFHTWPTLRLPKPLVFDQLVQLQRPDAALEEKTEGLEHHLRHRDGFKLTDRRGTPRDVMNEVDYCVICHERQKDSCSKGFPAKDPVAEGHSFKKNPLGIPLTGCPLDERISEAHALKREGDSVAALAMVTLDNPMCPGTGHRICNDCMKACIFQKQEPVNIPLAETATLTDVLELPWGFEIYGLLTRWNPLNVRRPYALPYVGRNVMVVGLGPAGYTLSHYLLNEGFAVTGVDGLKIEPFPDELVGRNGHALAPIRDWRGLTRELDERVLEGFGGVSEYGITVRWDKNFLTLIHLTLARREGLRIYGGIRFGGTLTLEDAWALGFDHVAIAAGAGRPTIIGMKNNLIRGIRKASDFLMALQLTGAFKRDSLANLQVQLPAIVIGGGLTGVDTATELMAYYPVQVEKALERHEKLVADLGEEGVVARLDAEERATYQTFLEHGRAVRAERQKAHAEGRSPDFIHLVRAWGGVSLCYRRGLTESPAYRLNHEEVTKALEEGIRFIERMSPVEALADDSGAVRALRFERMVTVDGKLKGSGQFFELPAKTVCVAAGTSPNVTYEKEYPGTFQLDGRKEYFQGHELVEAADGTPDGFTLQSVPPTEDPEAKVGFFTSYQQGGRFVSFYGDNHPTYAGNVVKAMASAKDGHPQVARLFAREVAGLDFTDAGAQAAREAKRAEHFAKLDEAFLATVVAVNRLTPTIVEVVVRAPFAASHFQPGQFYRLQNFERSAPVVDGVRLTMEGLALTGAWVDKEKGLMGTIVLEMGSSSRLCAALKPGEPVVLMGPTGAPTEIGHNETVVLVGGGLGNAVLFSIARSLKAAGCRVVYFAGYRMKADSFKQEEIELGTDQVIWSVDGGELLDVRRPQDAAFRGNVVQAMVAYAEGKLGVAPVISLSEVDRIIAIGSDRMMRAVAEARHGVLQPYLKPGHEAIGSINSPMQCMMKEICAQCLQRHVDPLTGKETWVFSCYNQDQRLDHVDFVNLNQRLRGNTVLEKIGDTFLAQLLKKAPHLKRV; encoded by the coding sequence ATGCGCGCCTTGACCGAACCCGCCTCCGCCCCTGCTCCCACCCTCCACCTGGGCCTGCCGGGTTTCTCCTTCGAGGACCTGTACCGCCCCAGCGGCCTGCGCCGGCTGGCGGAGCGCTTCGACGCCCAGCTCCAGGGGGACGCCCCAGACCTGTTCCAGGCGTTCGACGCCTACCGCAAGGCCGGAGGCACCACCCCGTCCGGCCCGGCCGAGTCCGACCTGCTCATCCAGGTGGCCCGCCACGTCTCGCGCTTCGTCGCCACGCTGTTCGGCATCGGCACGGAGTCCGACCGGCTGGCCCGCCACCTGCGCGGCGAGCTGCCCCTCTTCGACTTCAAGCGTGAATTCATCACGCGCCGCGTCTTCAAGAAGGGCGCCCAGGACCGGCCCACGCTCGCGGAGTTCCCCGCGCTGGACGGCCGGATGCGCCTGCTCATGCAGCTGGGCTTCCCGGACGCGCTCGCGCACGGCGACCTGGAGCGCGGCCTGGCGGAGTCCATCCTGACGCTGCTCGACATCGAGCGGCTCTACTCCGGCAACCTGCCTCCCGCGCAGCAGGACCGCGCCCCCGCCCTGCGCGAGCAGTGGGCCGCCCTGCGCCTGGCGCTCATCGCCGCCCCCGAGGGCGCGGACGCGTTCGGCTCCAGCCTGGTGACCAAGGGCGACGACGCGGCGGAGCTCCAGTCCGTGCGCGCGCTGCTGTCCCTGGCGGACCGGTGGACGTACGCCCGCGCGCTGCACCCGGAGACGAAGGCGCTCTTCCACACCTGGCCCACGCTCCGGCTGCCCAAGCCCCTGGTGTTCGACCAGTTGGTGCAGTTGCAGCGCCCGGACGCGGCGCTGGAGGAGAAGACGGAGGGCCTGGAGCACCACCTGCGCCACCGCGACGGCTTCAAGCTCACCGACCGCCGGGGCACCCCGCGCGACGTGATGAACGAAGTGGACTACTGCGTCATCTGTCACGAGCGGCAGAAGGACTCCTGCTCCAAGGGCTTCCCCGCGAAGGACCCGGTGGCGGAGGGGCACTCGTTCAAGAAGAACCCCCTGGGCATCCCGCTCACCGGCTGCCCGCTGGACGAGCGCATCTCGGAGGCGCACGCGCTCAAGCGCGAGGGTGACTCCGTGGCGGCGCTGGCCATGGTGACGCTGGACAACCCCATGTGCCCGGGCACCGGCCACCGCATCTGCAACGACTGCATGAAGGCGTGCATCTTCCAGAAGCAGGAGCCGGTGAACATCCCGCTGGCGGAGACGGCCACGCTCACCGACGTGCTGGAGCTGCCGTGGGGCTTTGAAATCTACGGCCTGCTCACGCGCTGGAACCCGCTCAACGTCCGCCGCCCGTACGCCCTGCCCTACGTGGGCCGCAACGTGATGGTGGTGGGCCTGGGCCCCGCCGGCTACACGCTGTCGCACTACCTGCTCAACGAAGGCTTCGCCGTCACCGGCGTGGACGGCCTCAAGATTGAACCCTTCCCCGACGAGCTGGTGGGCCGCAACGGCCACGCGCTTGCGCCCATCCGCGACTGGCGCGGGCTCACGCGCGAGTTGGACGAGCGCGTGCTGGAGGGCTTCGGCGGCGTGTCCGAGTACGGAATCACCGTGCGCTGGGACAAGAACTTCCTCACGCTCATCCACCTGACGCTCGCGCGCCGCGAGGGCCTGCGCATCTACGGCGGCATCCGCTTCGGCGGCACGCTGACGCTGGAGGACGCCTGGGCGCTGGGCTTCGACCACGTGGCCATCGCCGCGGGCGCGGGCCGCCCCACCATCATCGGGATGAAGAACAACCTCATCCGGGGCATCCGCAAGGCCTCCGACTTCCTGATGGCGCTCCAGCTCACGGGCGCCTTCAAGCGCGACTCGCTGGCGAACCTCCAGGTGCAGCTGCCCGCCATCGTCATCGGCGGCGGCCTCACCGGCGTCGACACCGCCACGGAGCTGATGGCGTACTACCCGGTGCAGGTGGAGAAGGCGCTGGAGCGCCACGAGAAGCTGGTCGCGGACCTGGGCGAGGAGGGCGTCGTCGCGCGCCTGGACGCCGAGGAGCGCGCCACCTACCAGACCTTCCTGGAGCACGGCCGCGCGGTGCGCGCCGAGCGCCAGAAGGCCCACGCCGAGGGTCGCTCGCCGGACTTCATCCACCTGGTGCGCGCGTGGGGCGGCGTGAGCCTCTGCTACCGCCGCGGCCTCACCGAGTCCCCCGCCTACCGCCTCAACCACGAGGAGGTGACGAAGGCGCTGGAGGAGGGCATCCGCTTCATCGAACGGATGAGCCCCGTTGAAGCGCTGGCGGACGACTCCGGCGCGGTGCGTGCCCTGCGCTTCGAGCGAATGGTGACGGTGGACGGCAAGCTCAAGGGCAGCGGCCAGTTCTTCGAGCTGCCGGCGAAGACGGTGTGCGTGGCCGCGGGCACGTCCCCCAACGTCACGTACGAGAAGGAATACCCGGGCACCTTCCAGCTGGACGGGCGCAAGGAGTACTTCCAGGGCCATGAGCTGGTGGAGGCCGCGGACGGCACGCCGGACGGCTTCACGCTCCAGTCGGTGCCCCCCACGGAGGACCCCGAGGCCAAGGTGGGCTTCTTCACGTCCTACCAGCAGGGCGGCCGCTTCGTGTCCTTCTACGGCGACAACCACCCGACCTACGCGGGCAACGTGGTGAAGGCCATGGCCAGCGCGAAGGACGGGCACCCCCAGGTGGCGCGCCTGTTCGCCAGGGAGGTCGCGGGCCTGGACTTCACGGACGCGGGCGCCCAGGCGGCGCGCGAGGCGAAGCGCGCGGAGCACTTCGCGAAGCTGGACGAGGCCTTCCTCGCCACCGTGGTCGCGGTGAACCGGCTGACGCCGACCATCGTGGAGGTGGTGGTGCGCGCGCCCTTCGCGGCGAGCCACTTCCAGCCCGGCCAGTTCTACCGCCTGCAGAACTTCGAGCGGAGCGCCCCCGTCGTGGACGGCGTGCGCCTCACCATGGAGGGCCTGGCCCTCACGGGCGCGTGGGTGGACAAGGAGAAGGGGCTGATGGGCACCATCGTGCTGGAGATGGGCTCCTCCTCCCGCCTGTGCGCCGCGCTCAAGCCTGGCGAGCCCGTCGTGCTGATGGGACCCACGGGCGCGCCCACCGAGATCGGCCACAACGAGACGGTGGTGCTGGTGGGCGGCGGCCTGGGCAACGCGGTCCTCTTCTCCATCGCGCGCTCGCTCAAGGCGGCCGGGTGCCGCGTCGTCTACTTCGCCGGCTACCGGATGAAGGCGGACTCGTTCAAGCAGGAGGAGATCGAGCTGGGCACCGACCAGGTCATCTGGTCCGTGGACGGCGGGGAGCTGCTGGACGTGCGCCGCCCGCAGGACGCGGCCTTCCGGGGCAACGTGGTGCAGGCGATGGTGGCCTACGCCGAGGGCAAGCTGGGCGTGGCGCCGGTGATTTCGCTGAGCGAGGTGGACCGCATCATCGCCATCGGTTCGGACCGGATGATGCGCGCGGTGGCCGAGGCACGGCACGGCGTCCTCCAGCCGTACCTGAAGCCCGGACACGAGGCCATCGGGTCCATCAACTCGCCGATGCAGTGCATGATGAAGGAGATCTGCGCCCAGTGCCTCCAGCGGCACGTGGACCCGCTCACCGGCAAGGAGACGTGGGTCTTCTCCTGCTACAACCAGGACCAGCGGCTGGACCACGTGGACTTCGTCAACCTGAACCAGCGCCTGCGCGGCAACACGGTGCTGGAGAAGATTGGCGACACCTTCCTCGCGCAGCTCTTGAAGAAGGCCCCGCACCTCAAGCGCGTCTGA
- a CDS encoding class I SAM-dependent methyltransferase — translation MMDNAARRASEPHLAPVPDACYLCRGGRLRLRHRARVAGTQPEGAAAYNCTSFGHRSHPPIWGCEDCGMLFQWPIQSPDALLQAYQDVEDPLYVAEKDNRYHTFRRVLRELGPAQGRTLLDVGAYCGYFLDVAREAGFRPEGLELSRWAGNHARGLGFTVHGVPLKELAAKGLQYDVVTLWDVVEHFADPREELKAALKLVRPGGRIYLSTIDAGSLLARAMGGQWPWLMDMHLFYFGRRTLATLLEEVGFRVTDARTYTHIISADYLLRKVGASFTPAAPVLELLRRGVPSGWSIPFNLGDNMLMAAERPL, via the coding sequence ATGATGGACAACGCCGCCCGTCGTGCCTCTGAACCGCACCTGGCTCCCGTGCCGGACGCCTGTTACCTGTGCAGGGGAGGGCGCCTGCGCCTGCGGCACCGGGCGCGCGTCGCCGGCACCCAACCCGAGGGGGCGGCCGCCTACAACTGCACGTCCTTTGGCCACCGCAGCCATCCGCCCATCTGGGGCTGCGAGGACTGCGGAATGCTGTTCCAGTGGCCCATCCAGTCCCCGGACGCGCTGCTGCAGGCGTACCAGGACGTGGAGGACCCCCTCTACGTCGCGGAGAAGGACAACCGCTACCACACCTTCCGCCGCGTGCTGCGCGAGCTGGGCCCGGCCCAGGGGCGCACGCTGCTGGATGTGGGCGCCTACTGCGGCTACTTCCTGGACGTGGCGCGGGAGGCGGGCTTCCGCCCGGAGGGGCTGGAGCTGTCGCGCTGGGCGGGCAACCACGCGCGGGGCCTGGGCTTCACCGTGCACGGCGTGCCCCTCAAGGAGCTGGCGGCGAAGGGGCTCCAGTACGACGTGGTGACGCTGTGGGACGTGGTGGAGCACTTCGCGGATCCGCGCGAGGAGCTGAAGGCGGCGCTGAAGCTGGTGCGCCCCGGCGGCCGCATCTACCTGTCCACCATCGACGCGGGCAGCCTGCTGGCGCGAGCCATGGGCGGGCAGTGGCCGTGGCTGATGGACATGCACCTCTTCTATTTCGGCCGCCGCACCCTGGCGACGCTGCTGGAGGAGGTGGGCTTCCGCGTCACGGACGCCCGGACGTACACGCACATCATCTCCGCGGACTACCTGCTGCGGAAGGTGGGGGCGAGCTTCACGCCTGCGGCGCCGGTGCTGGAGCTGCTGCGGCGGGGCGTGCCGTCCGGCTGGTCCATCCCGTTCAACCTGGGCGACAACATGCTGATGGCCGCCGAGCGGCCTCTCTGA
- a CDS encoding glycosyltransferase family 4 protein, translating into MAVHQLIPSFGPGDASGQAALHLQLLLRRMGHAGDIYAEEVGAGLEGMAHRALALKPRPDDLVLYHHGIASALSGRLLHLPCKRGVVFHNISPARFYAGTPLEHALIAGRAQVAAMAPFLDVSFGDSDYNCAELRVAGHRNVHTVQLFVEPERFAASGADSRMLADLSGPGPTLVSVSRVMPHKRFEDLLALHRELLRIRPQARLLLVGGYEAGSRYFKGLQREAKALGGVEFLGRLSHAQLVAVYRSASVFVSMSEHEGFSVPIIEAMASQVPVMAYAAAAVPETMGGAGIGFDQKRFAFLAELAVDLSEDLDLRRSVIEGQTRRLQHFSPAAAQVSLERALTGVVPPPPRPRRAPAKRPRVALVVQRYGEVTGGAESHAAQVAERLAPHWDLTVLTTCAKNHLSWENAFPPGEERVGRVKVLRFPVTRKRNIQAFNGLSRQVFDKNNERLREEQWVAEQGPLSPGLIEHLASMQDAYDGYLFFTYLYAPTVMGLPLVADRAMLVPTAHDEPPIRFGVYGDVFNRPRVLMCNTPEEVAMFGRFHPEHARARVVGVGVDALPAVPERFRQKHGVHGRYLLFVGRLEPGKGVPELLSFYRKLRERYADAPELVLAGEAHMALDGEGVRHLGRIDEQDKHDALAGALAVVVPSKFESLSLLTLEAFVHGTPVLVNGHSDVLVGQVERSGAGRVYRGFASFIEGLREVGEARDVLGKRARTYAQRHTWPQVVAAYREEMARIVEETHR; encoded by the coding sequence ATGGCGGTCCACCAGTTGATCCCGAGCTTCGGCCCCGGCGATGCCTCCGGGCAGGCCGCGCTGCACCTTCAACTCCTGCTGCGCCGCATGGGGCACGCGGGCGACATCTACGCGGAGGAGGTCGGCGCGGGACTGGAGGGCATGGCCCACCGCGCCCTCGCGCTGAAGCCCCGGCCGGACGACCTGGTGCTGTACCACCACGGCATCGCGTCCGCGCTGAGCGGACGCCTGCTGCACCTGCCGTGCAAGCGCGGCGTGGTGTTCCACAACATCAGCCCCGCGCGCTTCTACGCGGGCACGCCGCTGGAGCACGCGCTCATCGCGGGCCGCGCGCAGGTCGCCGCGATGGCGCCCTTCCTGGACGTGTCGTTCGGGGACTCGGACTACAACTGCGCGGAGCTGCGCGTCGCGGGCCACCGCAACGTGCACACCGTGCAGCTCTTCGTCGAACCGGAGCGCTTCGCCGCCTCCGGCGCGGATTCCCGGATGCTCGCGGACCTCTCCGGCCCCGGGCCCACCCTGGTGTCGGTGAGCCGGGTGATGCCGCACAAGCGCTTCGAGGACCTGCTGGCGCTGCACCGGGAGCTGCTGCGCATCCGTCCCCAGGCGCGCCTGCTGCTCGTGGGCGGCTATGAGGCGGGCAGCCGCTACTTCAAGGGGCTCCAGCGCGAGGCGAAGGCCCTGGGCGGGGTGGAGTTCCTGGGGCGCCTGTCGCATGCGCAGCTCGTGGCCGTGTACCGCTCCGCGTCCGTGTTCGTGTCCATGAGCGAGCACGAGGGCTTCAGCGTGCCCATCATCGAGGCCATGGCCTCCCAGGTCCCGGTGATGGCGTACGCGGCGGCGGCGGTGCCGGAGACGATGGGCGGGGCGGGCATCGGGTTCGACCAGAAGCGCTTCGCGTTCCTCGCGGAGCTGGCGGTGGACCTGAGCGAGGACCTGGACCTGCGCCGGTCCGTCATCGAGGGCCAGACGCGCCGGCTCCAGCACTTCTCCCCCGCCGCGGCGCAGGTGTCGCTTGAGCGGGCGCTCACGGGCGTGGTGCCCCCGCCGCCGCGTCCCCGCCGGGCCCCGGCGAAGCGGCCGCGCGTGGCGCTGGTGGTGCAGCGCTACGGCGAGGTGACGGGCGGCGCGGAGAGCCACGCGGCCCAGGTGGCGGAGCGGCTGGCGCCGCACTGGGACCTCACGGTGCTGACCACCTGCGCGAAGAACCACCTGTCGTGGGAGAACGCCTTCCCGCCGGGCGAGGAGCGCGTGGGCCGGGTGAAGGTCCTGCGCTTCCCGGTGACGCGCAAGCGCAACATCCAGGCGTTCAACGGGCTGTCGCGTCAGGTGTTCGACAAGAACAACGAGCGGCTGCGCGAGGAGCAGTGGGTGGCGGAGCAGGGCCCGCTGAGCCCGGGGCTCATCGAACACCTGGCCTCCATGCAGGACGCGTACGACGGCTACCTGTTCTTCACGTACCTGTACGCGCCCACGGTGATGGGCCTGCCGCTGGTGGCGGACCGCGCGATGCTGGTGCCCACCGCGCACGACGAGCCGCCCATCCGCTTCGGCGTCTACGGGGACGTGTTCAACCGGCCCCGGGTGCTGATGTGCAACACGCCGGAAGAGGTCGCCATGTTCGGGCGCTTCCATCCGGAGCACGCGCGGGCGCGGGTGGTGGGCGTGGGGGTGGACGCGCTGCCCGCCGTGCCCGAGCGCTTCCGGCAGAAGCACGGCGTGCACGGCCGCTACCTGCTCTTCGTGGGCCGGCTGGAGCCGGGCAAGGGCGTGCCGGAGCTGCTGTCGTTCTACCGCAAGCTGCGCGAGCGCTACGCGGACGCGCCGGAGCTGGTGCTCGCGGGCGAGGCGCACATGGCGCTGGACGGCGAGGGCGTGCGGCACCTGGGGCGCATCGACGAGCAGGACAAGCACGACGCGCTCGCGGGGGCGCTGGCGGTGGTGGTGCCGTCGAAGTTCGAGAGCCTGTCGCTGCTGACGCTGGAGGCGTTCGTGCACGGGACGCCGGTGCTGGTGAACGGGCACTCGGACGTGCTGGTGGGACAGGTGGAGCGCAGTGGCGCGGGCCGGGTGTACCGGGGGTTCGCGTCGTTCATTGAAGGACTGCGCGAAGTGGGCGAGGCCCGCGACGTGCTGGGCAAGCGGGCCCGCACCTACGCGCAGCGGCACACGTGGCCCCAGGTGGTCGCGGCGTACCGGGAAGAAATGGCGCGCATCGTCGAGGAGACACACCGATGA
- a CDS encoding glycosyltransferase family 4 protein, with product MRRPVSTLGPIALDATLWDEPTTGIGLYTHCLADALQAQGVALSLMGARTSGDHPRGAQKRTAWTLGSLPRVLRQSPPPVYHALGNFNLPLRRVPGTAYVLTVLDLVPLDMPSTVSKPFHWQFRMWLARSLTLADRLVCISECTRDDLLRRFPQVEPRTVVVPIGVDHVNVPELDAAGEDFLRALSLPKDYVLYAGSLDVRKNVDLVLDAQERLAAQGRPFTLVLAGQSWFGSGKVETRIARLRSEGLDIRALGYQPSAIFYALMRRAALFVFPSRYEGFGLPPLEAMRLGTPTVVSTAGSLPEVCGDAAPAVDPDDAEGLAAVIDRLLGSPAERRALSEAGPRQAAKYTWARTAEGTRAAYDAALRHRR from the coding sequence ATGAGGCGGCCCGTGTCGACCCTCGGACCCATCGCCCTCGACGCCACCCTCTGGGACGAACCCACCACGGGCATCGGCCTGTACACGCACTGCCTGGCGGACGCGCTCCAGGCCCAGGGCGTCGCGCTGAGTCTGATGGGCGCGCGCACGTCGGGCGACCATCCCCGGGGTGCCCAGAAGCGGACGGCGTGGACGCTGGGCTCGCTGCCGCGCGTGCTGCGGCAGTCGCCGCCGCCCGTCTACCACGCGCTCGGCAACTTCAACCTGCCGCTCAGGCGCGTGCCGGGCACCGCGTACGTGCTCACCGTGCTGGACCTGGTGCCGCTGGACATGCCGAGCACGGTCTCCAAGCCGTTCCACTGGCAGTTCCGGATGTGGCTGGCGCGCAGCCTGACGCTCGCGGACCGGCTGGTGTGCATCAGCGAGTGCACGCGCGACGACCTGCTGCGCCGCTTCCCACAGGTGGAGCCGCGCACCGTGGTGGTGCCCATCGGCGTGGACCACGTGAACGTGCCGGAGCTGGACGCCGCGGGGGAGGACTTCCTGCGCGCGCTGAGCCTGCCGAAGGACTACGTGCTGTACGCGGGCTCGCTCGACGTGCGCAAGAACGTGGACCTGGTGCTGGACGCGCAGGAGCGGCTCGCCGCGCAAGGGCGGCCCTTCACGCTCGTGCTCGCCGGGCAGAGCTGGTTCGGCTCCGGCAAGGTGGAGACGCGCATCGCGCGGCTGCGCTCCGAAGGGTTGGACATCCGGGCGCTGGGCTACCAGCCGTCCGCCATCTTCTACGCGCTGATGCGCCGCGCGGCGCTGTTCGTATTCCCCTCGCGCTACGAGGGCTTCGGCCTGCCGCCCTTGGAGGCCATGCGCCTGGGCACGCCCACGGTGGTGTCCACCGCGGGCTCGCTGCCGGAGGTGTGCGGCGACGCGGCCCCCGCGGTGGATCCGGACGACGCGGAAGGGCTGGCGGCGGTCATCGACCGGCTGCTCGGCTCCCCCGCGGAGCGCCGCGCGCTGTCGGAGGCGGGCCCGCGTCAGGCCGCGAAGTACACCTGGGCGCGCACCGCGGAGGGGACGCGGGCCGCGTACGATGCGGCGCTCCGGCACCGCCGGTAG